tCTATCTTagtgtaattttgttactaaatctcaaattgggtgttgCAAGTTGTACTAAGGCCAATAACCCAACTTCTTAACATATGTCATCCTCCCAAAGGcctaaatttcagatgccaGGAACTATTTCAagtcttttcttgtttttttatgatttgatGAACTACTTTTGTAAATGTCATGTCTAGGGGTATGGTACCAGgcatttcctttgaatgatCAACTAGAAAGCACGAATTAATTAGTTCAACATTTAGAAAGAGAGcggttttcatattttgtattttcaattactttGCAAATATCTTATCTTGCTCATTAACTTAGCCAAGATTTTGGATAAAGGCAATGCTAATTTAAAGATTAATGatgaagttcaagttcaacaagACAAGAccaggattgcaacaaaaaacgGCAACATtggaggcagggctgaattttGTAGGCCAAAAAGTACATGAAAAATGACTCCTTAAAGTATTAAACTGCAACAGTTATTCCAACATGCCCTATTAAAATTCTTTGGTACAAAACAATGACACAAAAAGGTCCTTTTAGGATTATTAGACACcgaaactgttttttttctttcgaaaaaattggtcaaaaagacACCTGtgtggacaaaaaaaacaaaaagtgacaCAGATATTTGAACTTAATACACAAAAAAGTCTCAAGTAATCACTCTTATTTCACTATATCACATAACCTCAgatcattcataagaaatctaatcacttttgtttgtatctatctgtcttcaaatatttccaaGGGTTTTGAATGAATCCAAGCAGTCATGATTATTCCTAACTAACcctctttttccctttttggccgctagagtttgtTGAATTCTTACCTCGCAGCCCGTATAGCTTTTTTATTAATAAATAAAGTCCATTTAGCAATTTGATCTGATTTAGTGTATCATCATCCATCAGCATTTGTCATCATCAGAATCTAAGCATATAATGGATCCACAGTCTGACCCCACTTCCCAATGACCATCAGGTTTCACTAGTAATCCGGGACCAGAGGCTATTTTTGCCATAGAAGGATCTTCCTTGGCACGGGCTTCCTTTGTGTCATTCCTCTTGTGGGACTGTTTTCTTTTTCGGTTCTTATCATTTGCTCTTGACTTTGGCAATGATTGCTGGGACATGAACTCGTTTGTTAGGCAGGAGGCCGGTACATCAGTTTTCACACCTATTATAGCATTCTCCACGTTGACCTTGCCCTCGAGCGTACAATTGGATGTCTCATCTTTTTGTCCTGCAGTTGGAACCGTGCCTGTTACATTATCATAGGAGGTCAGGCTGGAATCAGGGCAAACGTGATTCTCATGCTTGAACATTTCAGGCGTGGCAGATTCCAAATAGTTTTTGCACAATCCACATTGGACCAGGATAGCTCGATCCTGGCCGTGATCAGTTTGAAAATGCTCCAACATTTGATGGTAATCACAAGTTATAGAACAACAAATAAATACGGAAGGGGATTTCTTCTCATTACCCATTGCAGGTTGGACGATTGGCTTCACATCATGCACAGATATTCCCGGTATTCGTTCAGTGACGGAGAGCTTGTTGAAAAATCCATGTTTGTTGCCTAAGTGATAAACCAAAGCCGTTCTTAAACTTGTGCTGAAGTTGCAGTTGGTGTCTACGCCACACTGATAGTGCGGCATGAACCGGGAGCCATCGGGTGACAGATGCAGAGCTTCGACACCCGGCAAATTTTTGGCAACGTGCTCTAAAAAGTAATGCAAAAGTGCGAAAGCGTGTAGTGTGAATTTAGACTCGCCACGATTGCAAATGCCGCACTCCACATAACTGGTATCTTTGGTCTTGAGCTCGAACTGTTTCAACACATCTTTTTCTATATCACGCAAAAGCAACCTGCCTTTTGGGAGAGGTAGTCCCAATTTATGTTGAGCAAAATACAGAATTCTCTTCAGGCTGTTCTCTTCATCTCGCTTGGTCACATTGCTCATGCCATCAACCCGAGCACGGTTTTGCCGCAACTCGGTTAAGCGACGATCAATGCGCAAGACGAATTCATGGTGCGTTTTAGCCAAATGGAAGAAAAGGTATCGACTCTGACTAAATTGTTTCTGACAATTTTGATAAGGACAAAACCATGTGTCCAACCAGGGAACATCGGCATACTGGGTCTCAACAAAATGCGATAGGGCATGGGTGAGGAACACACGACAATTAAATTGCCTTCCACCTGGAAGAGGTCGGAAGACAATGACTTTATCGCAAAATTCACATGCGTATCTATTGCAAGATTCGTCCGTTCGCCCTGACTTAGCCGAGCATGATTGATCAGTTttcaattgacattttcttctCATCTTCTCCAGGGGTGAGTTTGCTTCCGTGTGCAGGGTGCAACTCGATTCATTTCCAGATGTCTGTTGTTTCCTATAAGTGGTGCTAACGTTGTCTGAATCTAACAGAGGGTTTAGGTAGATTTTGGCCGGGGTATTCGATTCGGAATGACTTATCGAAGGTAGGTTTGGGTGAGTGTTGGTGGATGGAGAATGAATCGGAGGGACGGAATGCATGGACACTTTGAGATCCTTGCAGGAAAATGAGTCAATGGATAGGCTGCGACATAATTGATTGAGGAGTTCGGGCATGGCATCTGAGCTGGAG
This Tigriopus californicus strain San Diego chromosome 7, Tcal_SD_v2.1, whole genome shotgun sequence DNA region includes the following protein-coding sequences:
- the LOC131883274 gene encoding uncharacterized protein LOC131883274, encoding MAPRQLIQRGWQTECSLVESIAALSHPSLTDLADLEIRCRDGCIRAHQVIFGQHSTFLKRLFATRQTPELQFVSLQDQAMVADFWGSRKDDSITIVLPDFCTKEVKLLVHLFYHGQCMVEGSSSDAMPELLNQLCRSLSIDSFSCKDLKVSMHSVPPIHSPSTNTHPNLPSISHSESNTPAKIYLNPLLDSDNVSTTYRKQQTSGNESSCTLHTEANSPLEKMRRKCQLKTDQSCSAKSGRTDESCNRYACEFCDKVIVFRPLPGGRQFNCRVFLTHALSHFVETQYADVPWLDTWFCPYQNCQKQFSQSRYLFFHLAKTHHEFVLRIDRRLTELRQNRARVDGMSNVTKRDEENSLKRILYFAQHKLGLPLPKGRLLLRDIEKDVLKQFELKTKDTSYVECGICNRGESKFTLHAFALLHYFLEHVAKNLPGVEALHLSPDGSRFMPHYQCGVDTNCNFSTSLRTALVYHLGNKHGFFNKLSVTERIPGISVHDVKPIVQPAMGNEKKSPSVFICCSITCDYHQMLEHFQTDHGQDRAILVQCGLCKNYLESATPEMFKHENHVCPDSSLTSYDNVTGTVPTAGQKDETSNCTLEGKVNVENAIIGVKTDVPASCLTNEFMSQQSLPKSRANDKNRKRKQSHKRNDTKEARAKEDPSMAKIASGPGLLVKPDGHWEVGSDCGSIICLDSDDDKC